In one Rutidosis leptorrhynchoides isolate AG116_Rl617_1_P2 chromosome 8, CSIRO_AGI_Rlap_v1, whole genome shotgun sequence genomic region, the following are encoded:
- the LOC139861808 gene encoding flowering time control protein FPA-like codes for MRPPFKSNSNQSLSNISSSSESTVNNNLWVGNLSADVTDSDLRNLFEKHGVVDSITCYPTRSYAFVNMRRPEDAKRAKDSLQGVVLRGGSLKIDFAKLARPCKSLWVSGISISTSEQDLEKEFLKFGKIEDFKFHRDKNTAYVDYARLEDATKALKMMHGKFKGGSMLRVDYLRSQAKKEQAPDAIKNFSDSPYHGPKRQQNFVPLEGQIGNGEQPSNVLVISYPPVVHVDEQMLHNAMILFGEIDNIRSFPSRQFSLVEFRSVEEAQLAKDGLQGRLFNDPRISVTFSTNDHHAIFNEPSNLSPQLDVYGHPVFANTFHARASPYGGPPDGFDPLHQGTWDVYDANQLQREPKRLRTDGNIPLRDRNDLGLLGPEPGYSGRFPTRGTEMGRPSSNYIWRGVIAKGGTTVCHARCVPIREWVGYDIPEVVNCSARTGLDMLAKHYTDAVGFDIVFFLPDCEEDFASYTEFVRYLGDRNRAGVAKFDDGTTLFLVPPSEFLTDVLNVHGPERLYGVVLKFPQHTSSATSAGPLSTQPQYIDKQQVPSQNEYNNIMPSGVPHDNLESNLKSTVPPTRNPPLPPSAHPSTISTSTPQSGLSLTPELIATLASLAKGKLNNGQQPPGPPVVGPVSTSVAPNDRPLRPWEYESEPSTLSGRLQQADNTFHVQPQILPQHQGYQSNMVNDSHFTNFPPIQDHSQSGHFAGPMQPSHQYIPNYPQDTQPGYGFEQKPDAGSVLQTGNLYGGNVYQPQNLVPAGPGNSVVQLPDMHQLQSALNVAGQQPSDFDANKNERYQSTLQFATNLLLQIHQQPPGTQPGHGAGSHQGGPHH; via the exons ATGAGGCCTCCGTTCAAATCAAATAGCAATCAATCGTTATCCAATATATCATCATCATCGGAATCAACGGTTAACAACAATCTATGGGTTGGTAATTTATCTGCCGACGTTACAGATTCAGATTTACGCAATTTATTCGAAAAACATGGCGTCGTTGATAGCATTACGTGTTATCCTACTCGGAGTTACGCTTTTGTGAATATGAGACGGCCCGAAGATGCAAAAAGAGCGAAAGATTCACTTCAAGGCGTTGTGTTACGTGGTGGATCATTGAAGATTGATTTTGCAAAACTG GCTCGGCCCTGCAAGAGTCTGTGGGTTAGTGGTATCAGCATTTCGACATCCGAACAAGACCTggaaaaagaatttttaaaatttggtaAAATTGAGGATTTCAAATTTCATAGGGATAAGAATACAGCATATGTTGATTATGCAAGACTAGAGGATGCAACAAAAGCCCTTAAAATGATGCATGGAAAATTTAAAGGTGGAAGTATGCTTCGTGTTGATTATCTGAGATCACAGGCAAAAAAG GAACAGGCTCCGGATGCTATTAAGAATTTTTCTGATTCTCCATATCATGGTCCCAAAAGACAACAG AATTTTGTGCCCTTAGAAGGTCAAATAGGAAACGGAGAGCAACCAAGTAATGTTTTGGTTATATCATATCCTCCCGTTGTTCATGTAGATGAACAAATGTTGCACAATGCGATGATTTTATTCGGTGAGATTGACAATATTAGAAGTTTTCCTTCAAGACAATTTTCACTTGTTGAATTTAGAAGTGTTGAAGAGGCACAACTTGCTAAGGATGGGTTGCAAGGCCGTCTTTTTAATGATCCTAGAATATCAGTTACGTTTTCAACCAATGATCATCATGCAATCTTTAATGAACCCTCCAACTTGTCTCCACAATTGGATGTATATGGTCACCCTGTATTTGCAAATACTTTTCATGCTCGTGCATCGCCTTATGGTGGTCCTCCAGATGGTTTTGATCCTCTACATCAAGGTACATGGGATGTTTATGATGCAAACCAATTGCAAAGGGAGCCCAAAAGGTTGAGAACGGATGGGAATATACCCTTGAGAGATAGGAATGATCTTGGGTTGTTGGGCCCTGAACCTGGATACAGTGGAAGATTCCCGACCCGAGGTACCGAAATGGGTCGGCCCAGTTCTAACTATATATGGCGGGGTGTTATTGCTAAGGGTGGAACTACTGTTTGTCATGCCCGTTGTGTTCCTATCCGGGAATGGGTTGGATATGACAT ACCCGAAGTTGTTAATTGCTCAGCTAGAACAGGATTAGATATGTTGGCCAAACATTATACTGATGCTGTTGGTTTTGATATCGTTTTCTTCTTACCTGATTGTGAAGAAGATTTTGCATCCTATACAGAATTCGTACGTTACTTAGGTGACAGAAACCGAGCCGGTGTTGCTAAATTTGATGATGGAACAACCTTATTCTTGGTCCCACCTTCTGAATTCCTAACCGATGTTTTAAATGTTCATGGGCCCGAACGTCTATACGGAGTTGTTCTTAAGTTCCCCCAACACACCTCTAGCGCCACATCAGCGGGCCCGTTATCAACCCAACCTCAATATATCGATAAACAGCAGGTCCCTTCTCAAAACGAGTACAATAATATTATGCCTAGTGGGGTCCCACATGATAACTTAGAGTCAAACCTAAAGTCAACCGTTCCTCCAACCCGTAATCCCCCTCTTCCTCCATCAGCCCATCCATCAACTATCTCAACATCTACCCCTCAAAGTGGACTTTCTTTGACACCCGAACTAATTGCAACTCTGGCCTCTTTGGCTAAGGGAAAGCTTAATAATGGTCAGCAACCGCCTGGGCCACCTGTGGTGGGGCCCGTATCAACCTCTGTGGCACCTAATGATAGACCACTTAGGCCATGGGAATATGAATCCGAACCGTCTACCTTAAGTGGACGCCTACAACAAGCTGATAATACATTTCATGTCCAACCACAAATACTGCCCCAGCATCAGGGTTAtcagtcaaacatggtcaacgactCTCACTTTACCAATTTCCCTCCTATTCAAGACCATTCCCAAAGTGGCCATTTTGCGGGTCCCATGCAGCCCAGCCATCAATATATACCCAATTACCCGCAAGACACGCAACCCGGGTACGGATTTGAACAAAAACCAGATGCGGGCTCTGTTTTGCAGACTGGTAATCTTTATGGTGGTAATGTTTACCAGCCACAAAATTTGGTGCCAGCTGGACCGGGTAACTCAGTTGTGCAGCTCCCCGATATGCATCAGCTTCAGTCAGCGTTAAATGTTGCGGGTCAGCAACCGTCTGATTTTGATGCTAATAAAAACGAGCGGTATCAGTCAACACTGCAGTTTGCTACAAATCTTTTGCTTCAAATACATCAGCAGCCGCCGGGGACTCAACCAGGGCATGGGGCGGGAAGTCATCAAGGTGGTCCCCATCATTAA
- the LOC139862841 gene encoding putative F-box/LRR-repeat protein At3g58880 produces the protein MDQIEGTSNASTLTLEPEDDLISTMPENVITHILDRVPILYAIRTSALSRQWRFKWTMLSQLEFDEDFNLYLLRKGIEKDFGAIVTQILFHHIGDITKFSVTLSINVAAEYINDWVMLLSRNRIKDLSFRNSGRLCKFPTHLFACLELEHLELKQCSVSPAPSTFHGFPNLLSLRLDSVVFESCTYEILFSRCSLLEMLALSSRNIDDVKVLEIAKLQNLRVLRLRLLNLDYRAIITSFDVLQRMSLLSKLHELNLDLLNCRVFVKEKERFKTLLPCLKALLLNDMDFSCANLLSLVYALIYASRNARTLKITVGPVVINDEAEDANDIDEVDDVGDAYDMADTDRHKMGPLQLREVTIDHVTCSENEVLLLKSLLSSSPYLKKMKIVALTSRLRGEIIKLFKKLLNHRASPLVEVRIFYKREVVILGGGT, from the exons ATGGATCAGATTGAAGGGACATCCAATGCATCCACCTTAACACTAGAACCAGAAGATGATCTTATTAGTACAATGCCAGAAAATGTGATAACTCATATTTTGGATCGCGTTCCTATTCTATATGCTATCAGGACTAGTGCATTGTCGAGACAATGGAGGTTTAAGTGGACTATGCTCTCCCAACTCGAATTTGACGAGGACTTCAACTTATATTTACTAAGAAAAGGAATTGAAAAAGATTTTGGGGCAATTGTAACTCAAATCCTCTTTCATCATATAGGTGACATAACAAAATTTTCCGTCACCTTATCGATAAATGTGGCTGCTGAGTATATAAACGATTGGGTTATGTTACTGTCCAGAAATAGAATTAAGGACCTCTCTTTTCGTAATTCTGGTCGACTGTGTAAATTTCCTACCCATCTATTCGCTTGTCTAGAATTGGAACATTTGGAGCTTAAACAGTGTTCTGTTTCTCCTGCGCCTTCTACTTTTCATGGTTTTCCAAATCTTTTGAGCTTACGATTGGACTCGGTGGTATTTGAAAGTTGCACGTACGAGATACTTTTCTCTCGGTGTTCATTATTAGAGATGCTTGCATTGTCTTCCAGAAATATCGACGACGTAAAAGTACTTGAAATTGCAAAACTCCAAAATCTTAGAGTGTTGCGTTTGCGTCTACTTAACCTTGATTATAGGGCCATAATCACAAGTTTTGATGTCCTACAACGTATGAGCTTATTATCTAAACTTCATGAGCTGAATCTGGATCTTCTTAATTGCAGA GTCTTTGTGAAAGAGAAAGAAAGGTTCAAGACCCTCTTACCATGCCTTAAGGCTCTTCTACTAAACGACATGGATTTCAGTTGTGCTAATCTGTTGTCACTAGTTTATGCATTAATTTATGCCTCCCGAAATGCGAGGACACTTAAAATCACA GTTGGACCAGTAGTAATAAATGATGAAGCAGAAGATGCGAACGATATCGATGAGGTTGACGATGTGGGTGATGCTTATGATATGGCTGATACAGACCGCCACAAAATGGGGCCGCTTCAGCTTCGAGAAGTGACTATAGACCACGTGACTTGTTCAGAGAATGAAGTTTTGTTGTTGAAGTCTCTACTTTCTTCTTCTCCCTatctaaaaaaaatgaaaattgTCGCCTTGACATCCAGATTGCGTGGTGAAATAATAAAGCTCTTTAAGAAGCTGTTAAACCATCGAGCATCCCCACTTGTTGAAGTAAGAATCTTCTATAAACGCGAAGTAGTAATATTAGGTGGAGGAACATGA